One window of Dyadobacter sandarakinus genomic DNA carries:
- a CDS encoding YopX family protein yields the protein MSSKQESKAMREIKFRGKSNADGTWHVGHIIREKDCMLIIGLVEWMDNTEFKIKDYHSVHAKTVGQFSGLGDKNGIEIYEGDICRMLGGEEHDGKRELDVKGSIQFEYGAFELVTKKKVCYSLSDRYDTIEIIGNIHDNPDLLS from the coding sequence ATGAGCTCAAAGCAAGAAAGTAAAGCCATGAGAGAGATAAAATTCAGAGGAAAAAGCAATGCAGACGGTACTTGGCATGTCGGTCATATTATTCGTGAGAAAGATTGTATGCTGATCATTGGGCTGGTTGAGTGGATGGACAATACAGAATTTAAGATAAAAGACTATCACTCGGTTCACGCCAAAACAGTTGGTCAATTCTCTGGTTTAGGAGACAAAAATGGGATTGAGATTTATGAAGGCGACATCTGTCGCATGTTGGGTGGAGAGGAACATGACGGCAAAAGGGAGCTTGATGTGAAGGGATCAATCCAGTTTGAATATGGCGCCTTTGAGTTAGTAACAAAAAAGAAGGTGTGCTACTCTTTGTCAGATCGTTACGACACGATTGAGATTATTGGCAACATCCACGATAATCCTGATTTGCTGTCATGA
- a CDS encoding DUF551 domain-containing protein, translated as MEWKTIDSVPKNTWVLTGTSDYVLRTRLFDNSKETRWVNEFGVLHTWRPTHWMPLPEPPQEKQSP; from the coding sequence ATGGAATGGAAAACGATTGACTCGGTCCCAAAAAATACATGGGTGCTAACAGGCACGTCGGATTATGTTTTAAGAACACGCCTTTTTGATAATTCCAAAGAAACCCGATGGGTGAATGAATTTGGAGTACTGCACACATGGAGACCAACTCACTGGATGCCCCTACCAGAACCACCGCAAGAAAAACAATCCCCCTAA